Within Sphingobium sp. KCTC 72723, the genomic segment TTCATGATCTTGATTAGCTCTGATGGATATACCAACATTTAAGCCGCCATCTCCTAGCTGTCGTTCGGCAGTAACAACAATCCGGCTTCTAGACCTAGTCCTAGTAGCCAACTCAAAGCGTCTTTTAGTATTCCCCCTGAATGCCATATCAGAACGCAAGCCGGCACGCCTTAAAGCTGCGATAATCCCTGTTGCATATGCCTCTGCCCCGATATTTTCAGGAATGATCGTGACATCTGGCCGCTCTACCTCCGGCGCATCCACCAGCATCGCCAGCCGTTCGATCCCCGCTGCCCAGCCGACCGCAGGCGTGGCGGGGCCGCCGAGATTTTCGATCAGGCCGTCGTAGCGGCCACCGCCCAGCACGGTGCCTTGCGCGCCGAGGCGGTCGGTGATGAATTCAAAGGCGGTGTGGCGGTAATAATCGAGGCCGCGCACCAGCCTGTCATTGCGGTGATAATCGACGCCAGCCGCCCTGAGGCCGCTCGTCACCTTGTCGAAGAACAGGTGCGCTTCGTCGGTCAGATATGCGTCGATGCCGGGCGCGCTGTCCGCGATGGGGCGGTCGCGGGGATCCTTGCTGTCGAGGATGCGGAGCGGGTTGCGGTCGAGTCGGGCGCGGCTATCTTCGCTAAGTTCGTCCATATGGGCCGTGAAATGTTGGATCAGCGCGGCGCGCCAGGCGTCGCGGCTGGCGGCGTCGCCCAGCGTGTTGAGCGTCAGCGTCACGCCGTCATTGATGCCCAGTTCGCGCAGTAATTGGTCAGCAAAAACAAGGAGTTCCACATCCGCGCTCGGCTCGCCCGCGCCGATGATCTCCGCGTCGAGCTGATGGAATTGGCGGAAGCGGCCCTTTTGCGGGCGCTCGTACCGGAACAGCGGGCCGTGGGTCGCCACTTTCAGCGGCGCATATTGCTGCCAGCCTTCGGTAATGTAGGCGCGGCTGATACCGGCGGTAAATTCGGGGCGCAGGGTCAGCGAATCCCCGCCGCGATCCTCGAACGTGTACATTTCCTTGGACACGACATCGGTGGATTCGCCCAGCGAACGGGCGAACACGGCGGTGGATTCGAACACGGGGACTTCGACCCGCTGAAAGCCGTAGAGTTTGCGCACCCTGTCGAAGGTTGCCACTACATGCGCGAAGCGTTCCGCAAACGCATCGGGCGTGCCGCCCAGCATATCCTGCGTGCCGCGAACAGGACGCGGCGTTTCGATTTTGGCCATGGGGTTGGGCCTTTAGCGATGTTTGTTCCCTAAGGAAACGCGCTTTTTACGGGCGTGCATCAAGGGGTGGACGCGCGCCGTGCATCGCGCCATGCTGAACCCATGCGGGCCGTCCGGCCCAGACCAAATTTTCGGAGACGTTCATGATCCGCAGCCTTGCTGCCGCCCTTTTCCTGTCCACCGCGATTGCCAGCCCGTTGCTGGCGCAGGAGGCCATCCGGTCCAGGCCCACCGCCCTGCCCGTCAATGACGCGACCCCCGCGCCACAGGACGCGCCCTATCCCGGCGGCACGATAAAGCTGGAGGTCGATGCGAGCGACACGACCCAGCGCATCTTCCGCGTGAAGGAGACGATCCCGGTCGCAACGAGTGGTCCGATGACGCTGCTGATGCCGCAATGGCTGCCGGGCAATCATGCGCCGCGCGGGCAGATCGAGAAGCTGACGGGATTGACGATCACCGCCAATGGCCAGAGCGTGCCGTGGAAGCGCGATCCCCTGAACGTCTTTGGCTTTGTCATCGACGTGCCGCAGGGGGCGAAGAATATCGTCGCACAGTTCCAGTTTCTGTCGGCGACTCAGCCCAATCAGGGCCGGGTCGTGGTGACGCCCAAGATGCTGAACATTCAGTGGGAAAGCGTCTCGCTCTATCCGGCGGGCTATTATACGCGGCAGATTCCGGTGCAGGCGACCGTGACCTATCCCGCCGGGTGGCAGGCCGCGACCGCGCTGCGTGGGCGTCGGATGGGCAATGCGATCGCCTATGACGTGATCGATTATGAAGCGTTGCAGGATTCGCCGGTCTTTGCGGGCAGCCATTTCAAGGCGGTCGATCTGGGCCATAATGTCACGCTGAACATCGTGGCGGACGATGCCGATGAGCTGGATTACAAGCCGGAGCAGATGGCAAAGCACAAGAAGCTGGTCGATGAAGCCGGCGCTTTGTTCGGCGCCTATCATTTCGACCATTATGATTTCCTGCTGGCGCTGACCGACGAGATGGGCGGCATTGGCCTGGAGCATCACCGCAGTTCGGAAAATCAGGTCGAGCCGGGCTATTTCAAGAAATGGGAGTCGGGCGAGGCGTTGCTGCACCGCAACCTGTTGCCGCATGAATTCACCCATAGCTGGGACGGCAAGTTCCGCCGCCCCGATTTGCTGTGGACGCCCGATTTCAACGTGCCGATGCAGGATAATCTGTTGTGGGTGTATGAAGGGCAGACGCAGTTCTGGGGCTATGTGCTGGGCGCGCGGTCGGGCCTGTTTTCCAAGGCGGAGACGCTGGACGCCTATGCGCAGATCGCCGCCAAGCTGGACACGGCGGTCGGTCGCCAGTGGCGCGCGATGGAGGACACCACCCATGACCCGATCATGTCGGCGCGGCGACCCAAGGGATGGAGCAGCCAGCAGCGGTCGGAGGATTATTATAATGAAGGGCTGATGATCTGGCTGGAGGCCGACGCGATCATCGCCAAAGCGACGGCGGGCAAGAAGGGTCTGGACGATTTCGCCAAGGCTTTCTTTGGCGTGAAGCCGGGCGATTGGGGCCAGATGATCTATAATCGTCAGGATGTGATCGACACGCTGAACGGCGTTGCGCCCTATGACTGGGCAGGATTTTTCCGCACCTATGTCGACAGCCCGACCAAGGAAACGCCCAAGGGCGGCTTCACCATGGGCGGATACAAGCTGGTCTATGGCGACACGCCCAATGCCATCACCAAGGCAGCCGAGGGCGCGAACAAGATGGTCGACCAGAGTTTCGGCCTGGGCCTGATCGTCAAGAATGACGGCGAGATTTCGGGCGTCGTGTGGGACAGTGCGGCGTTCAAGGCAGGGTTGGCCGTTGGATCCAAGATTTTGGCGATCAACGGCGACGAATATTCGGGCGATGTTCTTAAAGCGGCGGTCACGCAGGCCAAGGAAGCCAAGAAGCCGATGCAGATCATCCTAAAGCAGGATAAATATTACCGCACTTTGACTCTCGATTATTCCGGCGGGCTGCGCTATCCGCGCCTTGAAAAGACGGGAGAGGGTGAAGGCAGCCTCGATAAGCTGCTCAAGCCAAGAACATAATCACCCATAGCGTAACGTGTAGCAAAAGGCGTTTCCATGAATATCGAACTGATCCCGGTCGGCGACGATCCGCCAAACAGCCTGAACGTCATCATCGAAGTGCCGGTCGGTGGCGAACCTGTGAAATATGAGTTCGACAAGGCGTCCGGCGCGCTGTTCGTGGACCGCATTTTGCACACGCCGATGCGCTACCCGGCCAATTATGGATTTGTGCCGCACACGCTGTCGCCCGATGGCGATCCGCTGGACGCGCTGGTCATCGCGCGTTCGCCCTTCGTCCCCGGCTCCGTCGTGCGCGCGCGCCCGATCGCGGTGCTGAACCTGGAAGACGAAGCGGGCGGCGATGAAAAGCTGGTCTGCGTGCCGGACAACAAGACCTTCCCTTATTATGCCGACATCAGCGAGAAGGACGACCTGCCCGGCATCGTGATGGAGCAGATCGAGCATTTCTTCACCCACTATAAGGATCTGGAAAAGACCAAGTGGGTGCGCGTCGGAACGTGGGGCGGGGCGGAAGACGCCAAGCAGATCACGCTGGAAGCGATTGCCCGCTATCAGGCGAGCAAGAAGGCCTGAAGCCAGGCGTTCGAACGAATCAGGAGGCCGCGCAGGGTGACTTGCGCGGCCTTCTTTGTTGGGCCGCACCGGCCCGCACCCCCACCCCTTTTAAGATTGCCATTCGTTGAACAGGATGTGTTCCCGCGCAGGCGGGAACCCAGTTCGGAGCGTGGGACTGGATTCCCGCCTGCGCGGGAACACGGTGCATAAACTCAGATCAGCCGATCGGCTTCCAGCGCGAAGGCGAGCGAATCGCGGCCGCGCGGGTTGCGGGCGTGGAGTTGGGCGTCGGCCTGGGCGAGGCGCTCCACCCCCATGGTCAGTTGTTCCTCCGGCAGCGTGAAAGGCAGGCGCAGGAAGCGTTCGAACGCCCCGGATACGCCGAAACGCGGGCCGGGAGCGACGCGCACGCCCAGGCTTTCGGCGAGCGCCGCCAGCGCAGTCGCTTCCCCGCGTGGCAGTTGCGCCCAGAGCGACAGGCCCCCGGTCGGCGATTCGACATGCCAGTGGGGCAGGTGGGTTTCGATAAGGCCCAGCAAATGGTCGCGCCGCCCCCGCAGCATGTCCGCACGCGCGCCAAGCCCCTCCCCTGCCTCGATCAGCCGGGCGACGGCGAGTTGTTCGAGGACCGGGCTGGCCATGTCCATCGTGGTGCGCAGGCGACCGAGCGCGGCGACCGTCTGCGGATCGGCGCGAATCCAGCCGGAGCGCAGGCCGCCCCAGTAGATTTTGCTGGCCGATCCCAGCGTGATGACCTGCCGCCCCGACGGGTCGTGCAGCGCGACCGGCGGCGGCGAGGCGAAATCCAGCCCCATAGCCACCATGGTTTCGTCGATCACCAGCGGCGTGTGGCTGCGCGTGGCGGCAGCGACCAGCGCGCGCCGTGTCGCCGGGTCCATGCTGCGCCCGGTGGGATTGTGGAAATCGGCGATGACATAGGCAAAGCGCGGGGACGTCTGGCGGAAGGCCGCGTCCATGGCGTCGATGTCCCAGCCATGGGTCGGCAGGCCGACGGGGACAGGGACGACATGGGCGCGCTGCAACGCCTGAATCGCGTTATGATAGGTCGGGTGATCGATCACGACCCGGTCGCCCGGCCCGGCCAGCAGCTTGAGCAGGAGCGAAAAGCCCTGCTGCGCGCCATTGGTGACGATGATCTGGTCGGGACTGGTGGGACAGCCGCGCCGTTCATAATGGACGGCGATGGCGCGGCGCAGGACAGGCAGGCCCAGCGGATCATAGCCAAGGTCGCCCAGATAGGAGGGCAGCGCATCCACCGCCGCCGCGATGGCGGGGGCGACGCCGGGTGCGGCGGGCAGCGCGGCATGGGTCCAGTTGAGGAGGTTGCCGCCGGGCGTCATGTCCAGGTCCGCCGGTGCCGACGCAGCGCCGCCGGGCGGCAGGCGCGTGACGCTGCCCGAACCCTGACGGCTTTCCAGATAGCCTTCGTCCCGCAGCCGGTCGAACGCAGCAGCAATGGTGGTGCGCGACAGGCCGAGCGCGGCGGCCAGTTCCCGTTCCCCCGGCAAGCGCACGTCCAGGCCGATCCGCCCGTCCAGCACCAGCATCCGTAGCGCCTGCGCCAGCTGGCGATAGGCGGGCTGCGCGCTGTCCTGCGCGCGCCATGCGCCCAGCAGGCGGAGAAGCGAAGGGGGACGAAGCAGGGAAGTGGACATGGGCATGGCATCCGCATTGGGGCAAGATACAGGCCAGTTAGCCGATATTGGTCCTTTTGGAAAAGGCCAGTTGCGCCGCAAAAGCCCTGTCATGATGAAGATGACGCACCGCCGCCTGTTCCAGTTGTTCTGGGGTCTTTGCCTCTATGGCTTTTCCATGGCGCTGATGTTGCGCGCACAATTGGGGCTGGACCCGTGGGATGTGCTGCATCAGGGGCTGGCCCCGCGCCTGGGGCTGAGTTTCGGCATGACGGTCAATGTCA encodes:
- the hisS gene encoding histidine--tRNA ligase, with protein sequence MAKIETPRPVRGTQDMLGGTPDAFAERFAHVVATFDRVRKLYGFQRVEVPVFESTAVFARSLGESTDVVSKEMYTFEDRGGDSLTLRPEFTAGISRAYITEGWQQYAPLKVATHGPLFRYERPQKGRFRQFHQLDAEIIGAGEPSADVELLVFADQLLRELGINDGVTLTLNTLGDAASRDAWRAALIQHFTAHMDELSEDSRARLDRNPLRILDSKDPRDRPIADSAPGIDAYLTDEAHLFFDKVTSGLRAAGVDYHRNDRLVRGLDYYRHTAFEFITDRLGAQGTVLGGGRYDGLIENLGGPATPAVGWAAGIERLAMLVDAPEVERPDVTIIPENIGAEAYATGIIAALRRAGLRSDMAFRGNTKRRFELATRTRSRSRIVVTAERQLGDGGLNVGISIRANQDHEAGDGIVLKLLEILKDNFVIDSHLLKPQGSQFDAVIKLPNA
- a CDS encoding PLP-dependent aminotransferase family protein; this encodes MSTSLLRPPSLLRLLGAWRAQDSAQPAYRQLAQALRMLVLDGRIGLDVRLPGERELAAALGLSRTTIAAAFDRLRDEGYLESRQGSGSVTRLPPGGAASAPADLDMTPGGNLLNWTHAALPAAPGVAPAIAAAVDALPSYLGDLGYDPLGLPVLRRAIAVHYERRGCPTSPDQIIVTNGAQQGFSLLLKLLAGPGDRVVIDHPTYHNAIQALQRAHVVPVPVGLPTHGWDIDAMDAAFRQTSPRFAYVIADFHNPTGRSMDPATRRALVAAATRSHTPLVIDETMVAMGLDFASPPPVALHDPSGRQVITLGSASKIYWGGLRSGWIRADPQTVAALGRLRTTMDMASPVLEQLAVARLIEAGEGLGARADMLRGRRDHLLGLIETHLPHWHVESPTGGLSLWAQLPRGEATALAALAESLGVRVAPGPRFGVSGAFERFLRLPFTLPEEQLTMGVERLAQADAQLHARNPRGRDSLAFALEADRLI
- the ppa gene encoding inorganic diphosphatase, whose product is MNIELIPVGDDPPNSLNVIIEVPVGGEPVKYEFDKASGALFVDRILHTPMRYPANYGFVPHTLSPDGDPLDALVIARSPFVPGSVVRARPIAVLNLEDEAGGDEKLVCVPDNKTFPYYADISEKDDLPGIVMEQIEHFFTHYKDLEKTKWVRVGTWGGAEDAKQITLEAIARYQASKKA
- a CDS encoding M61 family metallopeptidase, which encodes MIRSLAAALFLSTAIASPLLAQEAIRSRPTALPVNDATPAPQDAPYPGGTIKLEVDASDTTQRIFRVKETIPVATSGPMTLLMPQWLPGNHAPRGQIEKLTGLTITANGQSVPWKRDPLNVFGFVIDVPQGAKNIVAQFQFLSATQPNQGRVVVTPKMLNIQWESVSLYPAGYYTRQIPVQATVTYPAGWQAATALRGRRMGNAIAYDVIDYEALQDSPVFAGSHFKAVDLGHNVTLNIVADDADELDYKPEQMAKHKKLVDEAGALFGAYHFDHYDFLLALTDEMGGIGLEHHRSSENQVEPGYFKKWESGEALLHRNLLPHEFTHSWDGKFRRPDLLWTPDFNVPMQDNLLWVYEGQTQFWGYVLGARSGLFSKAETLDAYAQIAAKLDTAVGRQWRAMEDTTHDPIMSARRPKGWSSQQRSEDYYNEGLMIWLEADAIIAKATAGKKGLDDFAKAFFGVKPGDWGQMIYNRQDVIDTLNGVAPYDWAGFFRTYVDSPTKETPKGGFTMGGYKLVYGDTPNAITKAAEGANKMVDQSFGLGLIVKNDGEISGVVWDSAAFKAGLAVGSKILAINGDEYSGDVLKAAVTQAKEAKKPMQIILKQDKYYRTLTLDYSGGLRYPRLEKTGEGEGSLDKLLKPRT